The genomic interval ATAAACAAGATAAACCCTTCTTCTTTTTCCGTTGTTTCCGGCAGTCTATCTTCCGGCCAGGTAGAAACTATATCCGAAGCAATACGTACGGGATTGGCCATTATTCCTTTGGCAGAGCCTGGATGACAGTTGTTGCCTTCAATGGTGATAACAAAACGATCGGCATTAAAATTACCATAATCAATTTTACCTAAATCTGCTCCATCTACCGTATAGGCAAAATCCGCTTTAAAATGTTCTAAATCAAAATATCCGATACCGGTACCGGTTTCTTCATCAATAGTAAAAGATACTTTAACCGCGCCATGTTTCACTTCGGGGTGAGCCAAAAGGTACTCGCCCAACGTCATGATAATGGCTATGCCTATTTTATCGTCTCCACCCAAAAGCGTATTACCGTCTGCGGTGATAATATCATGCCCTAAACATCTAAGCAAAGCGGGAGCCATTTCAGGCGTAAGCACAATGCCTTTTTCTTCATTAATAACAATTTTTCCACCCTGATAATTGTGGTGTACAATCGGACGGATATTTTCACCGCAAAAATCTTCCACTGTGTCCATGTGCGCCATCAAACCGACTGTCGCACCGGAAGCATTGGCTGGTATTTCACCAAATACAAAACCGTTTTTATCAATATGCACATCCGAAAACCCGATCTCTTTCATTTCTTCGGCTAACATTTTTCCAAAGAGCAACTGTGTCTCCGTAGTGGGTACGCTGGTACTCATTGCATTACTCGTGGTATCTATTGAGACATACTTTATAAAACGTTGATAAATCTTTTTTTGTAATTCTTCCATAAAAAACTCCTCTTTTGCTTTTAATTATTATACAATTTAGGAAGATGAAAAGGAGGATACTCGTGAAAAAACTATTATTTCTCATTGTAGCACCATTTTTATTTACTGCTTGTGCTTCCGTACAAGAGGCGGAAAACTTTGCTAATTGCAAATATGCATTGCGCAGCGTAGAAATAGCAGACTATAGCATTAACTCTTTGTCGTTTGATGTATATATCGGCATTACCAATTTAAACAAAAAGGAAGCCGCCGCCATCAAAAAATTTGAAGGACAATTAACGATGAACGATACTCACATGGCTGATGTTTCTTTTAAGGATGTACGTGTAGAGCCAAACTCTGTCAAAAATCAAAAAGTGCATCTGGTTATCCCGACCAGCTCCTTTGGCAGCAAACTGTTGGGCTTGGTCAGCATGGGCAGCGGAACGGTAGATTATCACTTAACGGGAACGGCATACTTCGACACTCCGTTGGGGGAAGTACCTATACCGGTAGATATCGGCAGAATCGGAAGCACCAACTAATTTGTGGTAAAAAAACCCGCTCAAAAGAGCGGGTTTTTATTTACAAAATATATCTCAACACCGTTGCGGTCAGTAGCGCCAAACAAAGCGTCAATGCCACAATGCGCAAACTATCCTTTATGCCATTCTCTCTAAGCATTACAAAAAACGTAGCGACACAAGGCAAATACATTGCCATAAAAACACAGGCTACGGCTAATTGCTCAGGCGAAAGATGAAAGGGTTCTAACAAAGCAATAGAAATGTCTTTTCTTAAAAATCCCAACAATAAAAGAGGGGTTGTTTCTGCTGGCAAATTTAACACATGCTCCACCGGATAACGGAACAAACGTGCCACCCAATCCGTAATTCCGACAAATTGCATTAAATCTACAAATAAAACGCCGGCTAAAATAAGCGGTAAAGCATCTGCCAAATATTCTTTCATGCGCAGCCATATTTTGCGCGCCAACGGGCGAAATC from Elusimicrobiaceae bacterium carries:
- the pepT gene encoding peptidase T yields the protein MEELQKKIYQRFIKYVSIDTTSNAMSTSVPTTETQLLFGKMLAEEMKEIGFSDVHIDKNGFVFGEIPANASGATVGLMAHMDTVEDFCGENIRPIVHHNYQGGKIVINEEKGIVLTPEMAPALLRCLGHDIITADGNTLLGGDDKIGIAIIMTLGEYLLAHPEVKHGAVKVSFTIDEETGTGIGYFDLEHFKADFAYTVDGADLGKIDYGNFNADRFVITIEGNNCHPGSAKGIMANPVRIASDIVSTWPEDRLPETTEKEEGFILFMNLQGQLDKATLKGIIRHHDLEQFEQFKKDLEKIVQEKRAKYPNAKIHLEIMKQYRNMKDVLKEKPQAMDVLVKALQEEGVDYELIQARGGTDGSQLSLRGLPTPNIFAGYESPHGPYEWVSIQWSATVFNVLLRILQGAVK